One segment of Accipiter gentilis chromosome 26, bAccGen1.1, whole genome shotgun sequence DNA contains the following:
- the GRXCR2 gene encoding glutaredoxin domain-containing cysteine-rich protein 2: MDEHQKKLNQRHEGRPRKVRFKISSAYSGRVLKQVYEDGQELEPPAKEHSRRFLRHSFEPGDHFCGAGEMPENRFYSPAKLTAQRISIFKEDKKYSLTSNSLLLSDYQSSDSHCRSSPILDFGKIIIYTNNLKIIRAPMDQKELMRRIIQTEGINDWAFIYREKKERFGGGHKKDGEKKVACNQYVQEGDAEHGCSQCKGSGSTPCSLCHGSKFSMLANRFRESYRALRCPACNESGLQPCQICAA; encoded by the exons ATGGATGAGCACCAGAAGAAACTCAATCAGCGGCATGAGGGAAGACCCCGCAAAGTGAGGTTCAAAATATCGTCAGCTTACAGTGGGCGAGTGTTAAAACAAGTCTATGAAGATGGGCAGGAACTCGAGCCCCCAGCCAAAGAGCACTCTCGGCGTTTTCTCCGCCACAGCTTTGAGCCAGGGGACCATTTCTGTGGGGCCGGGGAAATGCCAGAAAACAGGTTTTACTCGCCAGCCAAGCTGACTGCCCAGCGGATCAGCATATTCAAAGAGGACAAGAAATACAGTCTCACCAGTAACTCGCTTCTCCTCAGTGACTACCAGTCAAGCGACAGTCATTGCAGG TCTTCCCCAATTCTAGATTTTGGCAAGATCATAATCTACACTAATAACCTGAAAATCATCCGTGCACCAATGGACCAGAAAGAGCTCATGAGAAGAATCATCCAGACTGAGGGAATAAATGACTGGGCCTTCATATAccgggaaaagaaagaaagatttggtGGTGGACataaaaaagatggggaaaaaaaggttgcctGCAACCAGTATGTACAG GAAGGAGATGCTGAACACGGTTGTTCCCAGTGTAAAGGGTCAGGCTCTACTCCTTGCTCACTGTGCCATGGAAGCAAGTTTTCAATGCTGGCAAACAGATTCAGAGAGTCCTACAGGGCTCTCCGATGTCCGGCTTGTAACGAAAGCGGTCTGCAGCCCTGCCAGATCTGTGCTGCCTGA